In Hoeflea ulvae, one genomic interval encodes:
- a CDS encoding cation-translocating P-type ATPase: MSCCAAGTESAAELEALKSEGPSAEEIWLSSRPLGDGMRQVDLIVPGVHCGACIALLERELPRTPGVDHARVNLSTRRVSVVFENKAGAGSAAPISGSHAETVLTALAEKFKALGYPAHLPGGGEEGADPAFRELLKALAVAGFASMNVMLLSVSVWSGADDTTRDLFHWISALIAAPALAYSGRIFFRSAWDALSHGHANMDVPISLGVILAYAMSLYETITHGEHAYFDASVTLLFFLLAGRTLDHMMREKARSAVRNLVRLSPRGAMVIRDDGSRDYLALDEIEPGMRLAIAPGDRIPVDGRVVSGRSDMDFAVVNGESAPLPVETGSLTPAGTLNLTGSLVLEATKSARNSFLAEMVSMMEAAESGRAGYRRIADRASAIYAPVVHLLALGTFAGWMMATGDWRMAMMTAVAVLIITCPCALGLAVPVVQVVAAGRLFENGIMVKDGSAMERLAQTDHVVFDKTGTLTRGRPQLVNAAAVAPENLAIAARIARASRHPLSQALASHDTAGELMPDFDIIETPGEGVEAISPEGEVYRLGRAMFALDGHNQGLDQAADASQVILSKNGVFMDVFLFSDQLRRGAIQAVARLAALGLDAEILSGDREAPVRALAGELGLASYVAGVRPRGKVDRLKALAEAGGKPLMVGDGLNDAPALSAAHVSMAPASAADVGRMAADFVFLHDSLEAVPLAIEVSRKAGSLIRQNFALAILYNCIAVPAAVLGHATPLIAALAMSSSSVIVVLNSLRLRRKTRIEHFARGAVSRITPALPGEARAESSLRTSA; encoded by the coding sequence GTGCATTGCGGCGCCTGTATCGCACTTCTCGAACGCGAACTTCCCCGGACACCCGGTGTCGATCATGCCCGGGTCAACCTGTCGACCCGGCGGGTGTCGGTGGTGTTTGAAAACAAGGCCGGCGCAGGGAGCGCCGCACCCATAAGCGGCAGCCATGCCGAGACCGTGCTGACGGCGCTGGCAGAAAAATTCAAGGCGCTGGGCTATCCCGCACATCTGCCCGGCGGCGGCGAAGAGGGCGCCGATCCGGCGTTTCGCGAGTTGCTCAAGGCGCTGGCGGTTGCGGGCTTTGCCTCGATGAATGTGATGCTGCTGTCTGTCTCGGTCTGGTCGGGCGCCGACGACACCACGCGCGACCTGTTTCACTGGATCTCGGCGCTGATTGCCGCGCCGGCGCTGGCCTATTCGGGCCGGATCTTCTTCCGCTCTGCCTGGGACGCGCTCAGCCATGGCCACGCCAATATGGATGTGCCGATCTCGCTCGGCGTGATTCTGGCCTATGCGATGTCGCTCTACGAGACCATCACCCATGGCGAACATGCCTATTTCGACGCTTCGGTGACCTTGCTGTTCTTTCTGCTGGCGGGCCGGACGCTCGACCACATGATGCGCGAAAAGGCCCGCTCGGCGGTGCGCAATCTGGTGCGGCTGTCGCCGCGCGGCGCGATGGTGATCCGGGATGACGGCAGCCGGGACTACCTGGCGCTCGACGAGATCGAACCGGGCATGCGGCTGGCGATTGCGCCGGGCGACCGCATCCCGGTGGACGGGCGGGTGGTTTCGGGCCGCTCGGACATGGATTTCGCCGTCGTCAATGGCGAGAGCGCGCCGCTTCCGGTCGAGACCGGATCGCTGACGCCGGCCGGCACGCTCAACCTCACCGGCTCACTGGTGCTGGAGGCGACGAAGAGCGCGCGCAACTCGTTCCTGGCCGAAATGGTCTCGATGATGGAGGCCGCCGAGAGCGGACGGGCCGGCTACCGCCGGATCGCCGATCGGGCCTCCGCCATCTACGCACCCGTGGTGCACCTTTTGGCCCTTGGCACCTTCGCCGGCTGGATGATGGCCACCGGCGACTGGCGCATGGCAATGATGACCGCGGTGGCGGTGCTGATCATCACCTGTCCCTGCGCGCTTGGGCTGGCGGTGCCGGTGGTGCAGGTGGTGGCTGCCGGGCGCCTGTTCGAAAACGGCATCATGGTCAAGGACGGCTCGGCGATGGAGCGGCTGGCGCAGACCGATCATGTGGTCTTCGACAAGACCGGGACACTGACGCGCGGGCGGCCGCAGCTGGTCAATGCGGCGGCTGTGGCGCCGGAAAATCTGGCGATTGCGGCGCGCATCGCACGCGCCTCGCGGCATCCGCTGAGCCAGGCGCTGGCCTCCCATGACACGGCGGGAGAGCTGATGCCGGATTTCGACATCATCGAAACCCCGGGCGAGGGGGTCGAGGCGATCTCGCCCGAAGGCGAGGTCTACCGGCTGGGCCGGGCCATGTTTGCGCTCGATGGCCACAATCAGGGTCTCGACCAGGCCGCCGACGCCAGCCAGGTCATCCTGTCGAAAAACGGCGTATTCATGGATGTGTTCCTGTTCTCCGACCAGTTGCGGCGCGGTGCCATACAGGCGGTGGCAAGGCTGGCAGCACTGGGGCTCGACGCCGAAATCCTCTCGGGCGACCGGGAGGCGCCGGTCAGGGCGCTGGCGGGCGAGCTGGGCCTGGCGAGCTATGTCGCCGGCGTGCGGCCGCGCGGCAAGGTCGACCGGCTCAAGGCGCTGGCTGAGGCGGGTGGCAAGCCGCTGATGGTGGGCGACGGGCTCAATGATGCGCCGGCGCTGTCGGCTGCGCATGTCTCGATGGCGCCGGCGAGTGCCGCCGATGTCGGGCGGATGGCGGCGGATTTCGTGTTCCTGCATGATTCGCTCGAGGCTGTGCCGCTGGCCATCGAGGTCTCGCGCAAGGCGGGCAGCCTGATCCGGCAGAATTTCGCGCTGGCGATCCTGTACAATTGCATTGCGGTTCCGGCCGCGGTTCTGGGCCACGCAACGCCGCTGATTGCGGCGCTGGCGATGTCGTCATCCTCGGTGATCGTGGTGCTGAATTCGCTGCGGCTGCGGCGCAAGACCCGCATCGAGCACTTCGCGCGGGGCGCCGTCAGCCGGATCACGCCGGCCTTGCCGGGGGAGGCGCGCGCGGAAAGCAGCCTCAGGACATCCGCATGA
- the ccoS gene encoding cbb3-type cytochrome oxidase assembly protein CcoS produces MNTLIFLIPIALLLGALGLAAFLWSMKSGQYDDLEGAAWRILDDGDDKPEQD; encoded by the coding sequence ATGAACACGCTGATTTTCCTGATTCCGATTGCCCTGCTTCTGGGAGCCCTGGGCCTGGCGGCATTCCTGTGGTCGATGAAATCCGGCCAGTATGACGATCTTGAAGGGGCAGCCTGGCGCATTCTCGATGATGGTGACGACAAGCCCGAGCAGGACTGA
- a CDS encoding D-lyxose/D-mannose family sugar isomerase, whose product MERSQINEILEESDKFIRSFGYVMPPFAYWSPKELRIRTATDASSIRANRLGWDITDYGQGNFEDLGLFLFTVRNGSATDLSEGKGMLYAEKIMISRKDQVSPMHRHNIKAEDIINRGGGKLVLELFASAPDGSVDPDASVSVHTDGVVRTFAPGELLKLDPGESVTLLPGVWHAFWGEGSDVLIGEVSTVNDDLTDNVFREPIGRFSTIIEDEKPSHLLVSDYDTWL is encoded by the coding sequence ATGGAACGCAGCCAGATCAACGAGATCCTGGAAGAGAGTGACAAATTCATCCGATCCTTCGGATATGTGATGCCGCCCTTTGCCTATTGGAGCCCGAAGGAGCTGCGCATCCGCACGGCAACGGACGCCAGCAGCATCCGCGCCAACCGGCTGGGCTGGGACATCACCGATTACGGCCAGGGCAATTTCGAGGATCTCGGCCTGTTCCTGTTCACCGTCCGCAATGGCTCGGCCACCGACCTCTCCGAGGGCAAGGGCATGCTGTATGCCGAGAAGATCATGATCTCGCGCAAGGATCAGGTCTCGCCGATGCACCGGCACAATATCAAGGCCGAGGACATCATCAACCGCGGCGGCGGCAAGCTGGTGCTGGAACTGTTTGCCTCGGCGCCGGACGGGTCGGTCGATCCGGATGCATCGGTTTCGGTGCACACCGACGGCGTGGTCCGGACATTTGCTCCCGGTGAGCTGCTCAAGCTCGATCCCGGCGAGAGCGTCACGCTGCTGCCCGGCGTCTGGCATGCCTTCTGGGGAGAAGGCAGCGACGTGCTGATCGGCGAGGTCTCGACCGTCAATGACGATCTGACGGATAACGTCTTCCGCGAGCCGATCGGCCGGTTTTCGACCATCATCGAGGACGAAAAGCCCAGCCATCTGCTGGTGTCGGATTACGACACCTGGCTCTAA
- a CDS encoding NAD(P)H-binding protein: MADGSQVVMIGATGAVGGEVVKALIGMDSIAGITLLGRSRYEGPGDDRISHHVVDVSDPENYRHLLPGHSHAICTLGIGQPSKAERAQFLKIDRDLPLAFGRACCEAGVGHFELLSSVGADSASKSFYLRSKGELEDGLDELGFARLSLFHPSMILTPTNRYGASQALTLAVWPWLTPLLAGPLRKLRGVKVARLGQAIALNLDRTALAHSGAASETLEWDDFNRIVED; the protein is encoded by the coding sequence ATGGCCGATGGCAGCCAGGTGGTGATGATCGGGGCGACCGGCGCCGTCGGCGGCGAGGTGGTCAAGGCGCTGATCGGCATGGACAGTATTGCAGGCATCACTTTGCTCGGGCGCAGCCGCTATGAGGGACCGGGCGACGACCGGATCAGCCACCATGTGGTCGATGTCTCCGATCCCGAAAACTACCGGCATCTGTTGCCGGGGCACAGCCACGCGATCTGCACGCTTGGCATCGGCCAGCCATCGAAGGCAGAGCGGGCGCAATTTCTCAAGATCGACCGGGATCTGCCGCTGGCGTTCGGCCGCGCCTGCTGCGAGGCCGGGGTCGGGCATTTTGAACTGCTGAGTTCGGTGGGCGCCGATTCCGCGTCAAAATCCTTCTATCTGCGCAGCAAGGGCGAACTGGAAGACGGGCTCGATGAACTTGGTTTTGCGCGGCTGAGCCTGTTTCACCCAAGCATGATACTGACGCCAACCAACCGCTACGGCGCGAGCCAGGCGCTGACACTGGCGGTCTGGCCCTGGCTCACACCGCTGCTTGCGGGGCCACTGCGCAAGCTGCGCGGCGTCAAAGTGGCACGCCTTGGCCAGGCCATTGCGCTCAATCTCGACCGTACCGCGCTTGCGCACAGCGGAGCGGCCAGCGAGACGCTGGAATGGGATGATTTCAACCGGATTGTCGAGGATTAG
- a CDS encoding rhodanese-like domain-containing protein, with translation MPRMIALISAMWLLFGSAAAFAADDKKEVNIRPDIAGVEVQTEDGPVTIERIQDTEHEISGYFAKTSRACPPFCIQPAQVADGVATIGELELLDMLADEAAIVVDARTVDWHAEETIPGALNIPYTEIAGRLDELGCTGSSGAWDCSNARNVALYCNGLWCGQSPTAIRAMLRETYPADRIFYYRGGMQAWKILGLTTVEGGL, from the coding sequence ATGCCCCGGATGATAGCTCTTATATCAGCGATGTGGCTGCTGTTTGGATCAGCTGCCGCTTTTGCCGCCGACGACAAGAAGGAAGTCAACATCCGGCCTGACATTGCCGGCGTCGAGGTGCAGACAGAGGACGGTCCGGTGACCATCGAGCGCATTCAGGACACCGAGCACGAGATCAGCGGCTATTTCGCAAAAACCTCGCGCGCCTGTCCGCCATTCTGCATTCAGCCGGCACAGGTGGCCGACGGCGTTGCCACCATCGGAGAGCTGGAACTGCTCGACATGCTGGCTGACGAAGCGGCCATCGTGGTCGACGCCCGCACGGTCGACTGGCATGCCGAGGAAACCATTCCCGGCGCGCTCAACATTCCCTACACCGAAATCGCCGGACGTCTGGATGAGCTCGGCTGCACCGGCAGCAGCGGCGCCTGGGACTGCAGCAATGCCAGGAATGTGGCGCTCTATTGCAACGGATTGTGGTGCGGCCAGTCCCCCACCGCCATCCGCGCCATGTTGCGCGAAACCTATCCCGCCGATCGCATCTTCTATTATCGCGGCGGCATGCAGGCCTGGAAGATTCTCGGCCTGACCACGGTCGAAGGCGGGCTTTAA
- the gndA gene encoding NADP-dependent phosphogluconate dehydrogenase yields the protein MAEAEIGVIGLGVMGANLALNIADNGYHVAVYNRTTARTDEFAASAGELSDKVTACATLEDFVAAIRPPRPVIIMVKAGEPVDAQIAALKPLLAANDIIIDAGNANFRDTMRRFTDLEGSGLTFIGMGVSGGEEGARHGPSIMVGGAEDAWKRVEPVLTAISAKFEGEACAAWLGENGAGHFVKTIHNGIEYADMQMIAEVYGVMRDHLGMDAPTIAAVFSAWSTGPLDSYLIDITAEVLMVQDAHTGRPIADIIVDAAGQKGTGRWSVIESQMMGVPATAIEAAVAARSLSAMREQRALAQAEFGLPAQHDRREGQAVIKDLEKALLAGKVAAYAQGFAVMAAASAEFKWNLPMATIARIWRAGCIIRSRFLDEIATAFTNDPDVANLALTPAFSAMIRDTDASLRRIVAESAMNGMPVPALASALAYFDTYRRARGTANLIQAQRDFFGAHGFARLDAEGEHHGPWGS from the coding sequence ATGGCTGAAGCGGAAATTGGTGTTATCGGGCTGGGCGTCATGGGCGCCAATCTTGCGCTCAATATTGCGGACAATGGCTATCACGTTGCCGTCTACAACCGCACCACGGCGCGGACGGACGAGTTCGCGGCCTCGGCGGGCGAATTGTCCGACAAGGTGACCGCCTGCGCCACGCTGGAAGATTTCGTTGCCGCGATCCGGCCACCGCGTCCGGTCATCATCATGGTCAAGGCCGGTGAGCCGGTCGACGCGCAGATTGCGGCGCTGAAGCCGTTGCTGGCAGCCAACGACATCATCATTGACGCCGGCAATGCCAATTTCCGCGACACCATGCGCCGCTTCACCGATCTTGAAGGCTCGGGCCTCACCTTTATCGGCATGGGCGTGTCAGGTGGCGAAGAGGGCGCGCGCCACGGGCCGTCAATCATGGTCGGCGGCGCCGAGGACGCCTGGAAGCGGGTCGAGCCGGTGCTGACGGCGATCTCGGCCAAGTTCGAGGGCGAAGCCTGTGCCGCGTGGCTCGGCGAGAACGGCGCCGGACATTTCGTCAAGACCATTCACAACGGCATCGAATATGCCGACATGCAGATGATCGCCGAAGTCTATGGCGTGATGCGCGATCATCTCGGTATGGATGCGCCGACGATTGCCGCGGTGTTTTCGGCCTGGTCGACCGGACCGCTCGATTCCTATCTGATCGACATCACCGCCGAAGTGCTGATGGTTCAGGACGCCCACACCGGACGGCCGATCGCCGACATCATTGTCGATGCCGCGGGCCAGAAGGGCACCGGCCGCTGGTCGGTGATCGAAAGCCAGATGATGGGCGTTCCGGCAACGGCGATCGAGGCGGCGGTGGCTGCGCGCAGCCTCTCGGCGATGCGGGAGCAGCGCGCCCTGGCGCAGGCCGAGTTCGGGCTTCCTGCGCAGCACGACCGGCGCGAGGGGCAGGCGGTGATCAAGGATCTCGAAAAGGCGCTGCTGGCCGGCAAGGTTGCGGCTTACGCGCAGGGCTTTGCGGTGATGGCCGCGGCGTCAGCTGAGTTCAAATGGAACCTGCCGATGGCCACAATTGCCCGGATCTGGCGCGCCGGCTGCATCATCCGGTCGCGTTTCCTCGACGAGATCGCCACCGCCTTTACCAATGATCCCGACGTGGCCAATCTCGCGCTGACACCGGCGTTTTCTGCGATGATCAGGGATACCGACGCCAGCCTGCGGCGGATCGTGGCCGAATCGGCGATGAACGGCATGCCGGTGCCGGCACTGGCCAGCGCGCTGGCCTATTTCGACACCTACCGGCGCGCCCGCGGCACTGCCAACCTTATCCAGGCGCAGCGCGATTTCTTCGGCGCGCATGGTTTTGCCCGGCTCGACGCCGAGGGCGAACACCACGGACCCTGGGGCAGCTGA
- a CDS encoding helix-turn-helix domain-containing protein — MTDGCRDGLFGSPRFFAQICGPGDPEEDDTIMDLGNEGGFHPLTRTEMKCLRRCAEGRTDTQIGAEMELTAGEVKSVLSVIMMKLRVPNRMAGMAKAARLGLLELQQTH, encoded by the coding sequence ATGACTGATGGTTGCCGCGACGGGCTGTTTGGTTCGCCGCGTTTTTTCGCTCAAATCTGCGGACCGGGCGATCCCGAGGAGGATGACACGATAATGGATCTCGGAAATGAAGGAGGGTTTCACCCGTTGACACGTACAGAGATGAAATGCCTGCGCCGCTGCGCAGAAGGCCGCACCGACACCCAGATCGGTGCAGAGATGGAACTGACCGCCGGTGAGGTGAAGTCGGTTCTCTCGGTTATCATGATGAAACTGCGCGTTCCCAACCGCATGGCCGGCATGGCCAAGGCGGCCCGCCTGGGACTGCTGGAACTGCAACAAACCCATTGA
- a CDS encoding MarR family winged helix-turn-helix transcriptional regulator: MPPHRDKPADELAPDVLALESFLPYRLARAAETVSRQFAALYRERHGMTRPEWRTLATIGQFNRITATDIGAHSSMHKTKVSRAIRSLEDRKWITRQADATDRRVEHIELTREGRHRYRDLVALARTYEAKLIDMLGDDGASRLEAGITAVENRLLRP, translated from the coding sequence ATGCCTCCCCATCGCGACAAACCGGCTGATGAGCTTGCGCCCGACGTGCTGGCGCTGGAGAGTTTCCTGCCCTACCGGCTGGCACGCGCTGCCGAAACCGTCAGCCGCCAGTTCGCAGCGCTGTATCGCGAGCGCCACGGCATGACCCGGCCGGAATGGCGGACCCTGGCCACCATCGGCCAGTTCAACCGGATCACGGCCACGGATATCGGCGCCCATTCCTCCATGCACAAGACCAAGGTCAGCCGGGCCATCCGCTCGCTGGAAGACCGCAAATGGATCACCCGCCAGGCCGATGCCACCGATCGCCGGGTCGAGCATATCGAATTGACCCGCGAGGGCCGTCATCGCTATCGCGATCTTGTCGCGCTGGCCAGAACCTATGAGGCCAAGCTCATCGACATGCTTGGCGACGACGGAGCGAGCCGGCTCGAGGCCGGCATCACCGCCGTCGAGAACAGGCTCCTCCGCCCCTGA
- a CDS encoding AraC family transcriptional regulator produces MFTTLADQFEVTAGLASGISLYGTSQGLDVDPIARACGLDPDRFSLINERISLNRLCRYLEALALISGDDVFGLKSIASFQKGSSGPFGYGLMNAPTVRDFLMFFGRNMQKVSETRICTLEIGARSAHFEWTYSPLILHRGQYVDMGAAQGFIHLRALLGDDINKVRLELERSKPVNTSLHKQLLTQNLTFNAPINTMILPAEFLDRVNPNADPQLFAMMSQQMDEIPLRHTDASDPLVAIRLHVAENLSFNTPTLASEAQRLGMSPRTLQRRLNDAGTSMQAIIDECRREMAKRLLLETSHTLSSIGYKLGFSAPAAFTRSAIRWFDMTPSQYRQDHAKSA; encoded by the coding sequence ATGTTTACGACCCTTGCAGACCAGTTTGAAGTGACGGCCGGTCTCGCCTCCGGGATCAGCCTTTACGGCACCAGCCAGGGTCTGGATGTCGACCCGATTGCCCGCGCCTGCGGGCTTGATCCGGACCGGTTCAGCCTCATCAATGAACGCATCAGCCTCAACCGCCTGTGCCGCTATCTCGAGGCCCTGGCGCTGATTTCCGGCGACGATGTTTTCGGCCTCAAATCCATTGCATCCTTCCAGAAAGGCTCGTCCGGACCCTTCGGCTACGGCCTGATGAATGCGCCGACCGTGCGCGACTTCCTGATGTTCTTCGGGCGCAACATGCAAAAGGTCAGCGAGACCCGGATCTGCACGCTGGAGATCGGCGCCCGCTCCGCCCATTTCGAATGGACCTACTCGCCGCTGATCCTGCACCGGGGCCAATATGTCGACATGGGCGCGGCCCAGGGCTTCATCCATCTGCGCGCGCTGCTTGGTGACGACATCAACAAGGTGCGGCTGGAGCTGGAGCGCTCGAAACCGGTAAATACCAGCCTGCACAAGCAGTTACTGACCCAGAACCTGACTTTCAACGCCCCCATCAACACCATGATCCTGCCCGCGGAATTCCTTGATCGGGTCAATCCCAATGCCGACCCGCAGCTGTTTGCGATGATGAGCCAGCAGATGGACGAGATACCGCTGCGCCACACCGACGCCAGCGATCCGCTGGTGGCGATCCGGCTTCACGTCGCCGAAAACCTGTCCTTTAACACCCCCACTCTGGCCAGCGAAGCCCAGCGTCTGGGCATGAGCCCGCGCACCTTGCAACGGCGCCTCAACGACGCCGGTACCAGCATGCAGGCCATCATTGACGAGTGCCGCAGGGAGATGGCCAAGCGGCTGCTTCTGGAGACATCGCACACCCTCTCCAGCATCGGCTACAAGCTCGGCTTTTCCGCGCCCGCCGCCTTTACCCGCTCCGCCATCCGCTGGTTCGACATGACGCCCAGCCAGTACCGGCAGGACCACGCCAAATCCGCGTGA
- a CDS encoding acyl-CoA dehydrogenase, giving the protein MSVSPAVSTKSSKSSFQWDDPFLITDQLTEEERMISDAAAAFAADKLAPRVTDAYLNETTDRDIFSEMGAAGLLGVTVPEQYGGAEAGYVSYGLVAREVERVDSGYRSMMSVQSSLVMYPIQAYGSEEQRQKYLPKLASGEWVGCFGLTEPDAGSDPGGMKTRARKTDGGYVLNGSKMWISNSPIADVFVVWAKSEAHDNQIRGFVLEKGMTGLSAPKIGGKLSLRASITGEIVMENVEVSEDAILPNVSGLKGPFGCLNRARYGISWGVMGAAEDCWHRARQYGLDRHQFGKPLAGTQLFQKKLADMQTEIALGLQGSLRVGRLMDEGRFAPEMISIMKRNNCGKALDIARMSRDMHGGNGIQAEYHVMRHAQNLETVNTYEGTHDVHALILGRAQTGIQAFF; this is encoded by the coding sequence ATGTCCGTGTCCCCCGCCGTTTCGACCAAGTCCTCGAAATCCTCGTTCCAATGGGATGACCCGTTCCTGATCACCGATCAGCTGACCGAGGAAGAACGGATGATCTCGGACGCTGCGGCCGCCTTTGCCGCCGACAAGCTGGCACCGCGGGTGACCGACGCCTATCTCAACGAGACCACCGACCGCGACATCTTCTCGGAAATGGGGGCAGCGGGTCTGCTTGGTGTCACCGTTCCTGAACAATATGGCGGTGCGGAAGCTGGTTACGTCTCCTACGGGTTGGTGGCGCGCGAAGTCGAGCGCGTCGATTCGGGCTACCGTTCGATGATGAGCGTTCAGTCGTCGCTGGTGATGTACCCGATCCAGGCCTATGGCAGCGAAGAGCAGCGGCAAAAATATCTGCCGAAGCTCGCCAGCGGCGAGTGGGTCGGCTGTTTCGGCCTGACCGAGCCGGATGCCGGGTCCGATCCGGGCGGCATGAAGACCCGCGCCAGGAAGACCGATGGCGGCTATGTGCTCAACGGCTCGAAAATGTGGATCTCGAATTCGCCGATCGCCGATGTCTTCGTGGTCTGGGCCAAGTCGGAAGCCCATGACAACCAGATCCGCGGCTTCGTGCTGGAAAAGGGCATGACGGGCCTGTCGGCGCCGAAGATCGGCGGCAAGCTGAGCTTGCGCGCTTCGATCACCGGTGAGATCGTCATGGAGAATGTCGAAGTCTCCGAGGATGCTATCCTGCCGAATGTCTCGGGCCTCAAGGGTCCGTTCGGCTGTCTCAACCGGGCGCGCTACGGCATTTCCTGGGGCGTGATGGGCGCGGCTGAGGATTGCTGGCACCGGGCGCGTCAATATGGTCTTGACCGGCACCAGTTCGGCAAGCCGCTGGCCGGCACCCAGCTGTTCCAGAAGAAGCTTGCCGACATGCAGACCGAAATCGCACTCGGCCTTCAGGGCTCGCTTCGCGTCGGCCGGCTGATGGACGAGGGTCGGTTCGCGCCGGAGATGATTTCGATCATGAAGCGCAACAATTGCGGCAAGGCGCTGGATATCGCCCGGATGTCGCGTGACATGCATGGCGGCAACGGCATTCAGGCCGAATATCACGTCATGCGCCACGCGCAGAACCTTGAAACCGTCAACACCTATGAGGGCACGCATGATGTGCATGCGCTGATCCTCGGTCGGGCACAGACCGGCATTCAGGCGTTTTTCTGA